In Sciurus carolinensis chromosome 4, mSciCar1.2, whole genome shotgun sequence, the sequence AGGCTGGACTATATTTCCCTACCCCCACTATTCTCACCTCCCTGAGGTAGAGACCCGGGCGGGTACAGCCGGGGATTGGGGGGATGTCTTATGCGGATGGTGAAGGCAGCCTCATGTCCTTTGGTGGAGAACCGGACTGGGGAGAAAGGACATGGGATTGGGCCCTTAAGGTTGGGACAACATTCTTTTCCATCTGGTAATATTTTAGTGCCTACTCTTTGTCCTGCCTTTCTAGGCCTTGGTGGACAAGAATACAAGGTTGTTACCCCCATGGAACTTCCTAATGGGTGGGgagaaagacaatgaaaaagtGTTAGTTAAAAACTAAACTtctttgagcatttactatgttcCAGACACTTTAAAATTATGCTAAATATGTGAATTACTTTAATCCTCATGATAGCATCCTTAAGTAGATTCCTACTACAGAAAAAGAAGGTGAAGTACAGAAAAGTAGTTTGCCCACATTTACACAACACAAAGCTGATAGGAACCTAGTCTGTCTATAGTTAAGAAAGCTCAGATATTGTTAAGTATAGGacagaaaataagacaaagtaATAGTGAAGAGGAGACATTTGAGCTTAGATGTAAATGATAAGAAGCAGCCAGTCATGCAAAAATCTTGGCAGAAGAGCAGTCCAGGCTgaagaacagcaagtgcaaaggccctaagATAGGAAAAAAACTCTGGAGAGGAGAAGAGGGCTGTTATGCCCCTTTTGCTAGAGGAAAAATGGAAGTTCTGGAAGTTCTGGAATTTAAAGATCTTTGCCCTCTAGTAAGTGATGGGTTGAGAATAGAGCCTGAGACTTCTGGCTCAAGAAGCAGGTCATTTCCTGGGGCCTGCCATGGTTGGCCAGAAGTGGGAAACACCCAAGACTCAGGTTTCTCTCTAGCCTGCTCTGGCCCCAGATGAACAAaggccccttctctctctctctggccctGCTTGCCCTGTTGAAACACCCATTGTGTGGCCAGGCAGCTCTAGTCATTCCCCGGGTACCTCCCACACCCTGTGATATTTGCTCacagcagcttttctccaccctTTCTGTTCATCCAGCCTGCCCTACCTCCATCCAGGTCTCACACCTGTGTCTGCTGTGTTGGTCTGGTAGCTTCGGCTACTGTAAGTGACCAGTTGTAGCTGCCGGTTGAGGTGGTCTAGCCCTGGGCTGGCAAGGGTGAGATCTGGCTGCCCCTCTCCAGTGAGAGTCACTCCAGTCACTTGCCCTGCCACATCCCAGGTGCCCAGGGAAGCAGTCAGGTTCACCTGGCAGAGGGGATCAGAAAGTGCAGGGTCAAGCCCTAGATCCACCTCTTGTCTCCCTAATTCCTCCATCCCACCCTTGGTGGCCCTGTCTCCCTCCCAGCATTCTCATGCCCACCTGAtctccttgttttgttttctctcaccTGGTATACCTCCTgaccagaagctgcctgcaggctcaACCCTGGGAGGAATGATGGAGGATCAGAACCACACAGACAGCTCTGAATTCTTGCTCCATTCTCTCACCTCTTTCACCACACGCAACACAGAACTTTCACCCCACGCAGCACAGAACTTTCACCCATCCATCTTGTTGAGGCCTCAGCGGGGCATTGCATAACACAGCCTAAAGTAACTGCTTTTTTACTTCCTCCCATCAAAGTGGTATCTCTTTCATAGCCTAACCTACATATCCAACTAACCTTTGGTCAGTTAGCAAATAATAGATTATTTCCCCCAAACCTCCCCAGTTATAGTCTTCTGTAATTTCTGACCACCCTAGAatcccttctcccccacctcctcctcaaGCTCCCTTTCATCAGAAGTCCTCACCTCCCATTCCACCCAACCTTGGGGCACTGCCACCCTCATGGTGACCCAGGCTATCCTCCTCCCCACCTGGCACCAAGATGCTCCTGAGGGGCTGAACCTCCACGCCCTGCAGAGGATACTGTAGAGGGGAGTTGGCAGGGGCTATGAGCAGCTGGTCAGCTGGGGACTGGCTTCTGGAGGAGGGGAGGACAGAGGAGAAGAGGATGGAGGAAGAGTCAGGAGGAAAGGGACTTACTTTCCTGGCGCAGTCACCAcaaccctcccccaccctcccccacccttccccaaAAAGTCCAGCTCTCTTTTTCCCCTGGTACCTTGAAAGGAAGGCCTGGAACTCTTTTTCCCTCTCAGCAGAGGCAGTCCTCAGTTCCTCAGGGTCAAAGGCCTTGGTGAGATCAATGGCTCTGACCTGTCTctggaagggaagggggaaactCCCTCCACTGGACTCACAACTGCAGTTGTTCTGAGCCAACAACCTGAAGAGGGGAGAGGAATCTTCAGAGTACAGTGACACTCATTCCACAAAACCCACAGGGCCAGTACTTTGGCCCTTCTACTCTGCCCATCGAATATCTGTTCCTTTAAACATTGCTTTTCAGATAGTCCCCAGGAGTGGGGGATCATGCCTGTGATTCATCCCTTAAATCTGGGATTCACAGGGGTATAGAATAGAATCAGTTAGTAGATTTCAGGACCTACATAGTGGTACCCATCATTAAGGAACCCTTCTGGAATCTCTTTTCATGTCTGACCTGGACATCCGAGAGTCTTTCAGGGCCTTCCTCTGCCTGCACATCCTCCCATTCCCATTGCCATGACAAGGTTAGGGGAAGACAAATATTCCCCCAGCCCAAGCTTCAGTCACCTGCTCCACCTCCCACTTTACTCCACACAACCACTCAGGAGAAGGGAGGCATCAGAGCCCAGCAGCCGAGGAAACAAAAGCTCCCCAGGCCACCCCCAGCAAGCATTGTGCCGCTGCTGCAGTTGTCCGCACTCACCCCACCACTTGTTCCTTGATCCTTACTGGGATGTGTGCGTAGCGGGGCTCAGGGACAAGGTCTGGCAGCTCGGGCCTGGGGGGGCCCTGCGGGGGCGCCCACAGAGCAAGAGGGGTGCGGAGGCCTGGCGCCTCTCGGGTGCTCGCGTACAGGAGACCTAGCGAGGCGCAGGCGAGCAGCAGGACCAGCGCGCAGAGGGCCCGGCGGCCCAGCCGCATCCTGGGGTTGGGGGTAGGGAGGGTGAGACACGGAGGAATGGTGAGGGCTGGAGTCCTTGACCCTAGCGACCTCGGAGGCTCCTGCGGGCTCCCAAGGGCGCTCTCCAAACATCGCACTAGGATTTTAATCGCGAGTCATTTTCCCGGTACCCTTTCCCTCATTCCCTCGGCCTCAAGGGTCTCCCGGTCTCCTTTCTTCTCGCCTTCTCCCGCATCTCGTTTTCCTCTCGCACCCAATGTCTGGCATCTTGATGCGAGAGACACTTGGATGGGGTGACTTCGACGTCGCAATGTATAAGTAGAAAAGCACCTCTTTATTGGAGCGGGGGACTTCCCTATGCCGCCGCCcgcccttcccccctccccccgtCCGAGCATCacctgggctggggtgggctgCAGAGGGGCGGCTCCACACCTTGCCCATCAGGAAAAATGCAGAATCACGCTCGTTCTATTGGGTGTCCGGGCGGAGGTGACCCCCTGGCTGGCCTTGGGAAGCTGCGCGGGGGACAGGATGGACGGGCGAGCGTGTCTCCTGTCGCCTCCACCTCGGCCCCGCATCCCGCCTGGGCACTGACCTGTCTAACGCTCTAAGGCCGCCGCGAGATTTCGGTGCCAGCTGCTCCGGGCTCTCAGCCCCGGCCTGGGGGTCCTCATGGAGCTGGGGACGGCCTGATGCGGGAGCTGGGCGTGCCTGAGAGTGtgagggatcctcctgcctccggaGAGCGCCCGACCCCTCCTGCCTTCGACACTCGGGGCTTTGTAGATCGCGGCGCGCGGGTGGTTCTGGTTGTTTCCTGCTgagggaaaagaaattaagaaccCGTCGCACCAGTTCGAGGAACAAAGCTGAGGATCCCTGAAAAGGTGTCCCACTTGCAGGGCCTGAGGGCTCAGGCCGCCGCCTGGCTTTCACACCGCGGCGCAGCGCTGCTCGGTTCCCTGGATTGTTGCGGCAGAGGCTCCGCGCGGGGAATGAGAGCGCCGCGGCGCCTTCTGGTGGGCTCAGAGGAGATTGCCCCGGCGCTGAGCCGAAGCGGGAAGGTCCTCCCTCCTAGCTCCGCATCCCTTCGCCCCCAGACCTTGACTTCTcaactgcctgtccccaaccAGAGCCATTCTACTGCCCATTCCTTCAGAGCTTGTAGGCAAGAATGGGCAATAGGGCGTTGGGCGAGGGTGGACGCACTACAATGCCTTTTCAAGGAAGGTTTGGTTAGGgtgagataaaggaaaaaagcCCTGCCGAATGTTATCTATGTTATCTCTGATAAGTTGAGGGGTCaggtgggtggggatgggaagaatggtagatttcatacatatacatgtatgaaaagaatttttaaagaaaatatttatcactgtcgaaaagaagttaatgaaaataaataaataaataaataaataaataaataaataaataataaataaaacaagttaaaaaaataaaaaaaggaaacaagccCTGGAAAATAAGCACTCTGCGTGGAGGACAAAGACAGATTcacaccctcccctccccactccaccTCACTTCCCGCCTTGGCAACCGCCACTGCCTACCAAACACTCAAGAGAGAAGCATAATTCAAGGGCCTGTTTTCCCTAACTGCCCCTTATGCAGATTTGCCAGGAGCAGGGGAACCCCAAGGAGCAATCTGTTTGGTAGTATCTCTGCTGTCAAGCCTTAGGCCATAGAAAGCAAACATTGTCCAGAATCAAAGAACTGTGCTTCTGTAGTCCTCATAAAAGATGTGTCaagatttaatagaaaaaaaacataGTAAGAAATGTAGAACATGATGAAAATATACGGGGGAAGGGAAGGATGAATTATTTAATGAATTGTATACAAATGAATGACTCATCAGCTGGGAAAAAAGGGGGAATCCCACCTTCCTAAAATAATCTATCAAATACTCTGTTAAAAATTAAACCATTAAAGTAGTAAAGGaaatcaagtttttgttttgttttattttgtttacaatcTTGGAGTTGAGAGGAGATCTCTAAGCAAGATATAAagggaaatattaataaatttgcCTATATAAAAACACTTGAAGGGTCTAGGGGTgtagtgcttacctagcatgcataggGTCCTGGGGTTCATGCTCctcaccacaaaaacaaaaacaacacttAAGTGAAGAAATTACTCTAAACAAACTTGTGAAATGtcaaactgagaaaatatttgcaa encodes:
- the B4galnt1 gene encoding beta-1,4 N-acetylgalactosaminyltransferase 1 isoform X1, with the translated sequence MRLGRRALCALVLLLACASLGLLYASTREAPGLRTPLALWAPPQGPPRPELPDLVPEPRYAHIPVRIKEQVVGLLAQNNCSCESSGGSFPLPFQRQVRAIDLTKAFDPEELRTASAEREKEFQAFLSRSQSPADQLLIAPANSPLQYPLQGVEVQPLRSILVPGLSLQAASGQEVYQVNLTASLGTWDVAGQVTGVTLTGEGQPDLTLASPGLDHLNRQLQLVTYSSRSYQTNTADTVRFSTKGHEAAFTIRIRHPPNPRLYPPGSLPQGAQYNISALVTIATKTFLRYDRLRALIASIRRFYPTVTVVIADDSDKPERVSGPHVEHYLMPFGKGWFAGRNLAVSQVTTKYVLWVDDDFVFTARTRLERLVDVLERTPLDLVGGAVREISGFATTYRQLLSVEQGAPGLGNCLRQRRGFHHELVGFPGCVVTDGVVNFFLARTDKVREVGFDPRLSRVAHLEFFLDGLGSLRVGSCSDVVVDHASKLKLPWASRDAGAETYAQFRYPGSLDESQVAKHRLLFFKHRLQCMTAE